A single window of Microbaculum marinisediminis DNA harbors:
- a CDS encoding TRAP transporter small permease codes for MKKIIHWLDSNIEPILMNIAYVVMAVLVFEQVVLRFVFKTQIAWSSAVAIYMFIAVTWLGAAYNVRQRSHLNFGEVRSVLPYGAQFVCLILDAVLWVSLAGVVIYYAVDQIELLQMNFAFVPGTSDLMQWWFYLIMPFGWGLIVLRALQNLWQDIGHYRRREPFLLGSPSMVEKG; via the coding sequence TTGAAGAAAATCATACATTGGCTCGACAGCAACATCGAACCGATCCTCATGAATATCGCCTACGTGGTGATGGCCGTGCTGGTTTTCGAACAGGTCGTGCTGAGGTTCGTATTCAAGACGCAGATCGCCTGGAGTTCCGCTGTCGCGATCTACATGTTCATCGCGGTGACGTGGCTGGGGGCAGCCTATAATGTGCGTCAGCGCTCGCACCTGAACTTCGGCGAGGTCCGCTCGGTCCTCCCCTACGGCGCCCAGTTCGTCTGCCTGATCCTCGACGCGGTGCTCTGGGTCTCTCTGGCAGGGGTGGTGATCTACTACGCCGTCGACCAGATCGAACTGCTGCAGATGAACTTCGCGTTCGTGCCGGGTACGAGCGACCTCATGCAGTGGTGGTTCTACCTGATCATGCCGTTTGGCTGGGGCCTGATCGTGCTTCGCGCGCTGCAAAACCTCTGGCAGGACATCGGTCATTACCGACGGCGCGAGCCCTTCTTGCTCGGCTCGCCTTCGATGGTGGAAAAGGGATAG
- a CDS encoding response regulator → MDTTTSRPAGSRAVILCIEDEAELLSDLAEELTDAGYTVITAESGEQALSSLETTHPDLVLCDIGLPGLDGYGVLETLRGRHPDLAETPFLFLTALASPREIVQGKRAGADDYLVKPIDYDLMLATIEARLRQVNRIRARNDAVLEALRASVPHLASTGADAPTAGIRQVLDRLALGIALVDSQCRVLFANRAAHDMAAREDGLNIDARIWTDHAPTNTALNNLVREKCTPAPNDVEDLASLSVPRHSGQRDLMVLASALSDPAGATSRETAAVLFLSDPEQRPSLSRSTLCALFALTPTEAKIAAALAGGSRPADIAADLGIAPTTVAFHLRNLFQKTGTSRQADLVALLLVSPAAGAIE, encoded by the coding sequence ATGGACACAACCACCTCCCGGCCCGCCGGAAGCCGGGCCGTCATCCTGTGCATCGAGGACGAGGCCGAGCTGCTTTCCGATCTAGCAGAGGAACTCACCGACGCGGGCTATACGGTGATCACGGCGGAAAGCGGCGAGCAAGCCCTGTCCAGCCTGGAAACGACGCATCCCGATCTCGTCCTGTGCGACATTGGCTTGCCCGGCCTCGATGGTTATGGGGTGCTCGAGACGCTGCGCGGACGTCACCCCGACCTCGCGGAAACGCCCTTCCTGTTCCTCACCGCACTCGCAAGCCCGCGCGAAATCGTTCAGGGCAAGCGAGCCGGGGCAGATGACTATCTGGTCAAGCCCATCGACTACGACTTGATGCTGGCCACGATCGAAGCCCGGCTGCGGCAGGTGAATCGGATCCGCGCGCGAAACGACGCGGTCCTCGAAGCCCTCCGCGCATCGGTTCCGCATCTGGCCTCGACGGGAGCCGATGCGCCAACCGCCGGGATACGGCAGGTGCTCGACCGCCTGGCCCTCGGGATCGCGCTTGTCGACAGTCAGTGCCGCGTGCTCTTCGCCAACCGCGCCGCGCACGACATGGCTGCGCGCGAGGACGGGCTCAATATCGACGCCAGGATCTGGACTGACCACGCGCCAACCAATACGGCCCTCAACAATCTGGTTCGCGAGAAATGCACGCCCGCACCGAATGACGTCGAGGATCTGGCCAGCCTCTCCGTGCCCCGCCACTCCGGCCAGCGCGATCTGATGGTACTGGCCTCCGCCCTGTCGGACCCTGCCGGCGCTACGTCCCGGGAAACCGCAGCGGTTCTGTTTCTCTCAGACCCCGAACAACGCCCGTCCTTGTCTCGGAGCACGTTGTGCGCGCTCTTCGCCCTCACCCCGACCGAGGCGAAAATCGCGGCCGCATTGGCTGGCGGCTCGAGGCCGGCGGACATCGCCGCCGACCTGGGAATCGCTCCAACGACCGTGGCCTTTCATTTGCGCAATCTGTTCCAGAAGACCGGCACCAGCCGCCAGGCCGATCTGGTCGCCCTCTTGCTGGTCAGCCCCGCCGCCGGGGCCATCGAATAG
- a CDS encoding TRAP transporter large permease gives MEGELIALISVSAIVLFVIGVPIFLIIAHWVLWTSVVTDFTLANLSLTLFEGINFFGLLALPLFILTGDIINAAGIAKRLTDFAYAMLGWVRGGLGLAALAACGMFAAISGSNAATTATIGSIMYKDLKEGQYDSRFSAATLASGGVVGIIIPPSIIFVIYGFLLNLPIGDLFMAGLLPGALMIVGMQAVCLVMSWKFGWGKVIPFQIGNCVRTGFRSYLGFAAIAIVLLGIYGGIFSPTEAAAMTAVFGLVAGIAVTREIKLRDVPKILLHSGQIAGLLVPLVAVSIVMQQILSIIGAPAFVAGMFDGVGGYYATLFICMAMIIVAGCFLESVPVVIILAPILAPIAYGIGVDPVHFAIVFVVGTAIGFITPPFGLNLFVASSTTGLPFLRIVPFVVPYFIILMLAWFAIVGFPALSTYLPSISGM, from the coding sequence ATGGAAGGCGAACTCATTGCCCTCATCTCGGTTTCGGCGATTGTCCTGTTCGTCATCGGCGTCCCGATCTTTCTGATCATCGCCCACTGGGTCCTCTGGACCAGTGTGGTGACCGATTTCACACTCGCCAATCTCAGCCTCACCCTTTTCGAGGGGATCAACTTCTTCGGGCTGCTGGCCCTGCCGCTGTTCATCCTGACAGGCGACATCATCAATGCGGCCGGGATCGCCAAGCGGCTGACCGACTTTGCCTATGCCATGCTCGGCTGGGTGCGCGGCGGCCTCGGCCTCGCGGCACTGGCTGCGTGCGGCATGTTCGCGGCGATCTCCGGCTCGAATGCCGCGACGACGGCCACGATCGGCTCGATCATGTACAAGGACCTGAAAGAGGGCCAGTACGACAGTCGCTTCTCGGCGGCGACGCTTGCCTCGGGCGGTGTCGTCGGGATCATCATCCCGCCGTCGATCATCTTTGTGATCTACGGGTTCCTCCTGAACCTGCCGATCGGCGACCTGTTCATGGCGGGCCTGTTGCCCGGTGCGCTGATGATCGTCGGCATGCAGGCCGTTTGCCTTGTGATGTCGTGGAAGTTCGGCTGGGGCAAGGTCATCCCGTTTCAGATCGGCAATTGCGTGCGTACCGGTTTCCGCAGCTACCTGGGGTTCGCCGCCATCGCAATCGTCCTGCTCGGTATCTACGGGGGTATCTTCTCACCTACGGAAGCCGCGGCGATGACGGCGGTGTTCGGGCTGGTTGCGGGCATAGCGGTCACGCGCGAGATCAAGCTGCGCGACGTCCCGAAGATCCTGCTGCATTCCGGGCAGATCGCCGGGCTGCTCGTCCCGCTGGTCGCTGTGTCGATCGTGATGCAGCAGATCCTTTCGATCATCGGGGCCCCGGCGTTCGTAGCCGGGATGTTCGACGGCGTCGGTGGATACTACGCGACACTGTTTATCTGCATGGCAATGATCATCGTCGCTGGCTGCTTCCTGGAGAGCGTGCCGGTTGTGATCATTCTGGCGCCGATTCTTGCGCCGATCGCCTACGGGATCGGCGTCGATCCGGTTCACTTCGCGATCGTGTTCGTAGTCGGCACTGCCATCGGCTTCATTACCCCGCCGTTCGGCCTCAACCTGTTCGTGGCGAGCAGCACGACCGGACTTCCTTTCCTGAGGATCGTGCCATTCGTGGTGCCGTACTTCATCATTCTCATGCTCGCCTGGTTTGCCATCGTCGGTTTTCCCGCGCTTTCGACCTACCTGCCGTCGATCAGCGGGATGTAA
- a CDS encoding sulfite exporter TauE/SafE family protein yields the protein MLPFWDQVLFLGIVALGCYTQAITGFALGLIVVAFATLFGIMSIEQASIVVTIITLSNASVALGRSGCQVQWSRAVPVILAAAPATYFGLVLLSLLGTESMGLLRLLLGVTIVGSSLLLVFNPRPMTRESSRTSFGLLGAVAGVLGGLFAASGPPLIFHFYRQPLKLSMIRDSLLLVFLVLATERIGFLVLRGEMPFDAIVQAVVALPVTVAFTLLGAKLSPPLGETAMRRAAFILLLFAGLGVMAPVLLSS from the coding sequence GTGCTGCCATTCTGGGATCAGGTGCTGTTCCTCGGTATCGTGGCACTGGGCTGCTATACGCAGGCGATCACTGGTTTCGCCCTCGGGCTTATCGTGGTGGCGTTCGCGACCCTGTTCGGCATCATGTCGATCGAACAGGCCTCAATCGTCGTGACGATCATTACGCTGTCGAATGCGAGCGTTGCTTTGGGTCGAAGCGGTTGCCAGGTGCAGTGGAGCCGAGCGGTTCCCGTGATTTTGGCGGCGGCACCTGCGACTTATTTCGGGCTGGTCCTGCTGAGTCTGTTGGGGACCGAGAGCATGGGTCTGCTGCGGTTGCTGCTCGGCGTGACCATCGTTGGGAGCAGCCTGCTGCTGGTTTTCAATCCGCGACCCATGACGCGAGAATCGAGCCGGACGTCGTTCGGACTCCTCGGCGCCGTCGCTGGGGTGCTGGGAGGACTGTTCGCGGCGTCCGGTCCACCCTTGATCTTCCACTTCTACCGGCAGCCGCTCAAGCTCTCGATGATCCGGGACTCGCTGCTCCTGGTGTTCCTGGTGCTCGCGACGGAACGGATCGGCTTTCTGGTGTTACGCGGCGAGATGCCGTTCGACGCCATCGTCCAAGCGGTCGTGGCGCTCCCGGTGACGGTTGCGTTCACGCTCCTCGGCGCGAAACTGTCGCCACCTCTTGGTGAAACGGCGATGCGGCGCGCGGCGTTCATCCTACTGCTGTTCGCGGGGTTGGGCGTGATGGCCCCTGTTCTGCTGAGTAGTTGA